A window of the candidate division KSB1 bacterium genome harbors these coding sequences:
- a CDS encoding flagellar basal body P-ring protein FlgI, with amino-acid sequence MRDRDIKAWSRAQLLGVSGVLLLSVCGAPQTVALAGVRVKDLATVEGVRETPLVGYGLVVGLDGTGDGRNSMVTVRSVRNMLLRFNIEVPQERLVVRNAAAVMVTASLPPFARAGTRIDVTVSSMGDARSLEGGTLLMTPLTDHQGRVYGVAQGAVSIGGFNVETIGGERYRKNYSVVGRVPLGLLVERDAPTSLPQGGLLTLALKEPDFTSAMRVAAAIDSALGQKVSKALSASSITVAVPGEFQDDAGMVRLLATIEGLEVNPDQVARVVINERTGTVVVGKDVRLAEAAVSHGNLTIQVRAIPVISQPAAFSEGRTVVVPQTMTTVNENGKGSVMVMEGNATVSDLAQALNALKVTPRDMISIFQALKQAGALRADLVIM; translated from the coding sequence ATGCGAGACCGTGACATCAAGGCGTGGAGCCGTGCGCAGCTCCTGGGGGTGAGCGGGGTTCTGTTGCTGAGCGTCTGCGGGGCCCCTCAGACGGTGGCCTTGGCCGGCGTACGAGTGAAGGACCTGGCTACCGTGGAAGGGGTGCGAGAAACCCCCTTGGTTGGCTACGGCCTGGTTGTCGGCCTGGATGGCACCGGAGATGGGCGCAACTCCATGGTGACCGTCAGGTCAGTGCGCAACATGCTCCTGCGCTTCAACATTGAGGTGCCGCAGGAGCGGTTGGTGGTGCGCAACGCGGCCGCGGTCATGGTGACCGCCTCTCTGCCGCCCTTCGCACGGGCCGGCACGCGCATCGATGTGACCGTTTCGTCCATGGGCGATGCCAGGAGTCTGGAAGGCGGCACCCTGCTGATGACGCCGCTGACGGATCACCAAGGCAGGGTCTATGGCGTCGCCCAGGGGGCGGTGTCCATCGGCGGTTTCAACGTGGAGACCATTGGCGGGGAGCGATACCGCAAGAACTATTCGGTGGTCGGTCGGGTGCCGCTGGGGTTGCTCGTCGAACGGGATGCACCCACCTCGCTGCCCCAAGGTGGCCTCCTGACGTTGGCGCTGAAGGAGCCAGATTTCACTTCGGCGATGCGCGTGGCGGCAGCCATAGACAGCGCCTTGGGGCAGAAGGTGAGCAAGGCGTTGAGCGCCAGCTCCATCACCGTTGCCGTACCAGGCGAGTTTCAAGACGATGCCGGCATGGTGCGCCTGTTGGCCACCATCGAAGGGTTAGAGGTCAATCCTGACCAGGTGGCGCGGGTGGTCATCAACGAGCGCACAGGGACCGTCGTGGTGGGAAAGGACGTGCGCCTTGCTGAAGCGGCGGTCTCCCACGGCAACCTGACCATCCAGGTGCGTGCCATCCCAGTCATCTCGCAACCTGCCGCCTTCTCGGAGGGGCGGACCGTAGTGGTTCCGCAGACCATGACCACCGTCAATGAGAACGGCAAAGGGAGCGTCATGGTCATGGAGGGCAACGCCACGGTGAGCGATTTGGCCCAAGCCCTCAACGCGTTGAAGGTGACGCCGCGGGACATGATTTCTATCTTTCAGGCCCTGAAGCAGGCCGGCGCTCTGCGTGCCGACCTGGTCATCATGTAA
- the flgL gene encoding flagellar hook-associated protein FlgL, which yields MRVTNKMLVDNLLVKLQNSLRRVDLHQEQIATGKRINRPSDDPEGTARVLRLRELIADNSRFLENIEDGQHWLTATEAALADSVEILAQLRSKVVQAQNDTLTADERRDMAKWAADYLQQLVQVANRQEQGKYVFGGTQNATPPYALTNLVNDEAFVAQLGSAVELAHTELSAGSIVVTDGGGTTFVEGVDYEVDYDRGTITALAGGAMSEGATYYVSYRLASPLHLVTNPAGITGEVKRQIGDGAIVTVNVRGPEAYAGDVDVFAVILQLKNALVRNDHDAMRQGLEGLDLTLDQVLAAQAWVGLQYDHLSMMHDRLSNEAILLQRLLSQVADTDVAEAVVRLQEQRVSYQAALGVTASISQMSLLNYLD from the coding sequence ATGCGCGTCACCAACAAGATGCTTGTGGACAATCTCCTTGTCAAGCTGCAGAACTCGCTACGGCGGGTGGACCTCCATCAGGAGCAGATTGCTACCGGCAAGCGCATCAATCGACCCTCTGACGACCCTGAGGGAACGGCGCGGGTGCTCCGCCTCCGGGAGCTCATTGCCGACAACAGTCGCTTTCTTGAGAACATTGAGGACGGGCAGCATTGGCTGACGGCGACCGAGGCTGCGCTGGCCGATTCGGTGGAGATTCTTGCCCAGTTGCGCAGCAAGGTGGTGCAGGCACAGAACGATACGTTGACCGCCGACGAGCGACGAGACATGGCCAAGTGGGCCGCCGACTACCTGCAACAGCTCGTGCAGGTGGCAAACCGCCAAGAACAGGGCAAGTATGTGTTCGGCGGCACGCAGAACGCCACTCCCCCTTATGCCCTCACCAACTTGGTGAATGACGAGGCGTTCGTTGCCCAGCTCGGCAGTGCCGTGGAGCTCGCGCACACGGAGCTCTCCGCCGGCAGCATAGTGGTCACCGATGGCGGCGGTACCACCTTTGTGGAAGGGGTCGACTATGAAGTCGACTACGACAGAGGGACAATCACGGCGCTTGCCGGCGGCGCCATGAGCGAAGGTGCCACTTACTATGTCTCCTACCGCCTGGCCAGTCCCTTGCACCTTGTCACCAATCCAGCGGGAATCACCGGCGAGGTGAAGCGACAGATCGGCGATGGGGCGATAGTTACCGTCAACGTTCGTGGCCCCGAGGCATATGCGGGCGATGTCGACGTGTTCGCGGTCATCCTGCAGCTCAAGAATGCGCTGGTGCGCAATGACCACGACGCCATGCGGCAGGGACTGGAAGGGCTGGACCTGACTTTGGACCAAGTGCTGGCCGCGCAAGCCTGGGTCGGGTTGCAGTACGACCACCTTTCGATGATGCACGACCGCCTCAGCAACGAAGCGATCCTGTTGCAGCGTCTTCTGTCGCAGGTGGCCGACACGGACGTTGCCGAAGCAGTGGTGAGGTTGCAGGAGCAAAGGGTCTCCTACCAGGCAGCGCTGGGCGTCACGGCAAGCATCAGCCAGATGAGCCTGTTGAACTATCTGGATTAG
- a CDS encoding tetratricopeptide repeat protein: MTMGRRGTVALCTIVKNEERFIRKCLASVQGAVDEIVIVDTGSTDRTVQIAEEMGAKVYHHPWQDSFSEARNFALQFVTSEWVLQLDGDEELERADIPLLREVVKSRQVNSLFVPILNYMPDGSISRLYYRRLFRTHLGHYQGIVHNQLVVSGATGQAEIRIYHHGYNLSPEEMAAKQARSERLLLKQMAEEPDDPFPRFNLGRIYRNQGRFQQAIQVCQEGLGLCLPGARTSTYFMLLFDLAYCLMMVDRLGEAEAYCRQGLEEDPKNLDLRFTLGTIYARQQRHAEAVREYQRYLDTLARCEREPRYGFTTVIVDSWGFENRARYHIGQCYIAMGKLHQAEAWYKDLLREKPDALCFRGLARCRILNKDLEGARQTLESAVASGYEDAFIHFQLGEVWRDMGNFVESVRCFARSAELAPSNVDVLNGYAHALMSAGQYEEAAEVLNKAHALAPSHVGVLIGLLRAYQRRGRPDEARAMVEALSALDIADAQANREVGDACVRLGLYSQAIFFYERALVLARPEARVLGNIASCYAQLGHPEAARLGYQAALELDPNYALARRNLAVLNRLSAPVKA; the protein is encoded by the coding sequence ATGACTATGGGGCGACGCGGCACAGTTGCCTTGTGCACAATTGTGAAGAACGAGGAACGATTCATCCGCAAGTGTCTGGCCAGTGTGCAGGGGGCGGTCGATGAAATCGTGATCGTCGACACCGGTTCCACCGACAGGACGGTGCAGATAGCTGAGGAAATGGGGGCCAAGGTCTACCACCACCCCTGGCAGGACAGCTTCAGCGAAGCACGCAACTTTGCGCTCCAGTTCGTGACCAGCGAGTGGGTGCTGCAGTTAGATGGTGACGAAGAGTTGGAGCGTGCCGATATCCCGCTCCTTCGCGAGGTGGTCAAGTCCCGCCAGGTGAACAGCCTGTTTGTCCCCATTCTCAACTACATGCCTGACGGCAGCATCTCGCGCCTGTACTACCGCAGACTGTTCCGCACGCATCTGGGCCACTACCAGGGCATTGTCCACAATCAACTCGTCGTGAGTGGAGCCACCGGCCAGGCCGAGATTCGCATCTATCACCACGGCTACAACCTGAGCCCGGAGGAAATGGCCGCCAAGCAGGCGCGCAGTGAACGCCTGCTCCTCAAGCAGATGGCCGAGGAGCCGGATGACCCTTTTCCACGCTTCAACCTCGGCAGAATATATCGCAACCAGGGCCGCTTCCAACAGGCAATCCAGGTGTGCCAGGAGGGCCTTGGGCTCTGCCTGCCAGGCGCGAGGACATCTACTTATTTCATGCTCTTGTTCGACCTGGCGTACTGTCTCATGATGGTCGACCGTCTCGGCGAGGCTGAAGCATACTGCCGGCAAGGTCTCGAGGAGGATCCGAAAAATCTGGACCTGCGCTTCACCCTCGGCACAATCTACGCGCGCCAGCAGCGGCATGCGGAAGCTGTCCGTGAGTACCAACGCTACCTCGACACCCTGGCCAGATGCGAGCGAGAGCCGCGCTACGGGTTCACCACCGTGATTGTGGATTCGTGGGGGTTTGAGAATCGCGCCCGCTACCACATCGGGCAGTGTTACATTGCCATGGGGAAACTGCACCAAGCGGAGGCCTGGTACAAGGATCTGCTGCGAGAAAAGCCCGATGCGCTCTGTTTCAGGGGGTTGGCACGCTGCAGGATTCTGAACAAAGACTTGGAAGGTGCACGGCAGACACTGGAGAGCGCCGTCGCCAGCGGATACGAAGATGCCTTCATCCACTTCCAGCTCGGCGAGGTGTGGCGAGACATGGGAAACTTTGTTGAGTCGGTCCGCTGCTTTGCGCGGTCTGCCGAGTTGGCTCCTTCCAATGTGGATGTTCTGAACGGATACGCGCATGCGCTGATGTCGGCCGGCCAGTACGAGGAGGCCGCCGAGGTGCTCAACAAGGCTCACGCGCTTGCGCCCTCGCACGTGGGGGTGCTGATAGGTTTGCTGCGGGCCTATCAGCGGCGCGGACGGCCGGACGAGGCCCGCGCCATGGTCGAGGCGCTCAGCGCGCTGGACATCGCCGATGCCCAGGCAAACCGGGAAGTCGGCGACGCCTGCGTGCGCCTTGGCCTCTACAGCCAGGCCATCTTCTTCTACGAAAGAGCCCTCGTCCTTGCCCGGCCTGAGGCGCGCGTCCTGGGGAACATCGCCTCCTGCTATGCGCAGTTGGGGCATCCAGAGGCGGCACGCCTGGGCTACCAGGCAGCCTTAGAGCTTGATCCAAACTATGCGTTGGCAAGACGTAACCTGGCCGTCCTGAACAGACTATCAGCGCCAGTAAAGGCTTAG
- a CDS encoding flagellar protein FlgN has product MMALEAVNNPSPVAHHEELERALADLVAIIDREVALFQDLLDTLNRQHQAVLQEEAEPVLDSTARVQELVQASRRLEQDRAHKAAEVSAHLRLDTEQPTLSQIIPLVEKQYGERLRDLRDLLISLAKRVQETNLRNKQLLNRALHTVTKSIRLLNGQNGVYDDKGREQPANRQFFTIQT; this is encoded by the coding sequence ATGATGGCGCTTGAGGCGGTGAACAACCCGAGCCCTGTCGCCCACCACGAGGAATTGGAAAGGGCGCTCGCAGACCTGGTGGCCATCATTGATAGGGAAGTGGCGTTGTTCCAAGACTTGTTGGACACTCTTAACCGCCAGCATCAGGCGGTCTTGCAAGAAGAGGCTGAGCCGGTGCTGGACAGCACGGCACGCGTGCAAGAGCTGGTGCAGGCATCGCGGCGCCTGGAACAGGACCGCGCGCACAAGGCCGCAGAGGTGTCCGCTCACCTGCGCCTGGACACTGAGCAGCCCACTCTCTCGCAAATCATACCCTTGGTGGAGAAGCAGTACGGGGAGCGGCTGCGCGACTTGCGCGACCTGCTCATTTCCCTCGCCAAACGCGTGCAGGAGACCAACCTGCGCAACAAGCAGCTGCTCAATCGGGCGTTGCACACGGTCACCAAGAGCATCCGACTCCTCAACGGACAGAACGGAGTCTACGACGACAAGGGCAGGGAACAACCGGCGAACCGGCAGTTTTTCACCATTCAGACTTAG
- a CDS encoding flagellar basal body L-ring protein FlgH, whose protein sequence is MRRLLFAMTVGVSLLALRATPSSAQVGLGNSLYADHKAHRVGDIITVLVVEEAVASSKASTSTDKNTGVEVDVRGGMKEKSFLPLLGIRGGAGNDFSGKGQTERQGVLKARISATVVNVRENGDLEIEGSREVVVNGERELTTIRGVVRPSDISTQNTVYSYNVAEAQIAYKGSGAVHSGQKPGYIARLLNWLF, encoded by the coding sequence ATGCGAAGACTTCTGTTTGCCATGACTGTGGGTGTCTCGCTCCTCGCCTTGCGAGCGACTCCCTCATCGGCGCAGGTGGGTCTTGGCAACTCCCTTTATGCAGACCACAAGGCCCACCGCGTCGGTGACATCATCACCGTCTTGGTGGTGGAGGAGGCGGTTGCCTCCAGCAAGGCCAGCACGTCTACCGACAAGAATACCGGCGTCGAAGTCGACGTGCGCGGCGGGATGAAGGAGAAGAGTTTTCTGCCGCTCCTGGGGATTCGTGGCGGAGCCGGCAACGATTTTTCCGGTAAAGGCCAGACTGAGCGGCAGGGCGTGCTCAAGGCGCGCATCAGCGCCACCGTCGTCAACGTGCGAGAGAACGGTGATTTGGAGATCGAGGGGAGCCGGGAGGTGGTGGTCAACGGCGAGCGCGAACTGACCACCATTAGAGGCGTCGTCCGCCCCAGTGATATCTCCACACAAAACACCGTGTATTCGTACAACGTGGCAGAAGCGCAAATTGCCTACAAAGGAAGTGGCGCGGTGCATTCTGGGCAAAAGCCCGGCTACATAGCGCGCCTACTCAATTGGTTGTTCTGA
- a CDS encoding transglycosylase SLT domain-containing protein: MSIEQIRQRSGTEPADPAAEQRRLRQACQEFESLFLAHLLKTMRESSSEEGLFGEGLGGDIYQSLFETEVARKMAQAGGVGLADLLYRSLVQEARQQVPPPVPESSSGGRAAPRLTRYDAYIRDACQRYDVPQHLVYAVIRHESAGNPHAVSAKNAKGLMQLTDQTARQLRVRNVFDPKENISAGVRYLRQMLDRFAGDVELALAAYNAGPGAVDKYNGLPPYAETQKFVQRVLATAERYRRLLTDGTSSGPEVADDGA, from the coding sequence GTGAGCATCGAGCAGATCCGACAACGCTCTGGCACAGAGCCTGCCGACCCGGCGGCCGAACAAAGACGCCTCCGGCAAGCGTGCCAGGAGTTCGAGTCGCTTTTCTTGGCGCACCTGCTGAAGACGATGAGGGAGTCGAGCAGCGAGGAGGGCCTGTTCGGTGAAGGGCTGGGTGGCGACATCTACCAGAGCTTGTTTGAGACCGAGGTGGCGCGCAAGATGGCGCAGGCAGGGGGCGTGGGCCTGGCAGACCTCCTCTATCGTAGCCTGGTGCAAGAGGCCAGGCAACAGGTTCCGCCGCCTGTTCCCGAATCGTCGTCCGGGGGGCGGGCGGCACCACGTCTCACGCGTTACGATGCTTACATTCGCGACGCGTGCCAGCGCTACGACGTACCCCAGCATCTCGTCTACGCAGTGATTCGCCACGAGTCCGCCGGCAATCCGCACGCGGTGTCGGCCAAGAACGCCAAGGGGCTGATGCAGCTCACCGACCAGACGGCGCGCCAGCTGCGCGTCAGGAACGTCTTCGATCCCAAGGAGAACATCTCGGCGGGAGTGCGCTACCTGCGGCAGATGCTCGACCGCTTTGCCGGCGATGTCGAACTGGCGCTGGCTGCGTACAACGCCGGTCCAGGCGCTGTTGACAAATACAACGGCCTGCCGCCCTACGCGGAGACGCAAAAGTTCGTCCAGCGCGTTTTAGCTACTGCGGAGAGGTACCGCAGGCTGTTGACAGATGGCACTTCATCTGGGCCCGAGGTGGCAGATGATGGCGCTTGA
- a CDS encoding tetratricopeptide repeat protein — protein sequence MRSDTEPTLCLCMIVKDEAEALPRCLRSVQGIVDEIVVLDTGSTDATPQIAAEFGAKVHSHPWNNSFSEARNHALQFVQSDWVLVLDADEELERGDAPLLRKALRGDDYHAVHLSVLNYMPQGRVQLYSPRVFRRGKGRYEGVVHNQLIYEGAALVTQVRVYHYGYALAPEKLTAKYERTTRLLRVQLEKNPQDVFAWYNLIRMYRIRRHFELAACTGREVLEDLSFEGKEHLFLMICYDVACSSLELGDLRSAEAFCKKALKVEPAYIDALFTMGVVQSKMGQWAKAARAYIHFLEALASLRRSPTFHRLCLDTMDYEFLAHALLGECLLHIEAFPQAREHFERALALYEANRHIWPDEVCPHPDILMQMGNAAVGLGQFDLALSFFQQRLHLGEPTPQLLNNMAGCYAKLGDLDKAIDAYEHALRLNPHYEEARRNLALLQRLRGKRAAIPLSLSKV from the coding sequence ATGCGATCCGATACCGAACCAACCCTTTGCCTCTGCATGATTGTCAAAGACGAAGCAGAGGCGCTCCCACGCTGCTTGCGGAGCGTGCAAGGGATTGTCGACGAAATCGTGGTGCTGGACACCGGTTCCACTGATGCCACCCCGCAGATCGCTGCCGAGTTCGGCGCAAAGGTCCACTCTCATCCCTGGAACAACAGTTTCAGCGAGGCGCGCAACCACGCTCTGCAATTCGTGCAGAGTGACTGGGTCCTGGTGCTGGATGCCGACGAGGAGTTGGAGCGCGGCGACGCTCCGTTGCTGCGCAAAGCACTGCGCGGAGATGACTACCACGCCGTGCATCTGTCGGTTCTCAACTACATGCCGCAAGGAAGGGTGCAGCTGTACTCCCCACGGGTGTTCCGACGAGGCAAAGGTCGCTACGAGGGGGTTGTCCACAACCAGCTCATCTACGAGGGAGCGGCCCTGGTGACGCAGGTCCGGGTCTACCACTACGGTTACGCCCTTGCTCCAGAGAAGCTGACTGCCAAATACGAGCGTACCACGCGCTTGCTGCGCGTCCAGCTGGAAAAAAACCCGCAGGATGTGTTTGCCTGGTACAACTTGATCCGCATGTATCGCATCCGCCGGCACTTTGAACTTGCCGCCTGTACCGGCAGAGAAGTCCTGGAAGACCTCTCTTTTGAGGGCAAAGAGCACCTTTTCCTCATGATTTGCTACGACGTCGCGTGCTCATCCTTGGAGCTGGGCGACTTGCGGAGCGCGGAGGCCTTTTGCAAGAAAGCCCTCAAGGTGGAGCCGGCCTACATCGATGCCCTGTTCACCATGGGCGTCGTGCAGAGCAAGATGGGCCAATGGGCCAAGGCAGCGCGCGCCTACATTCACTTCCTTGAGGCCTTAGCTTCGCTGCGCAGATCACCGACCTTTCATCGGCTCTGCCTTGATACCATGGACTATGAGTTTCTGGCACATGCCCTTCTTGGCGAGTGTCTCCTCCACATAGAGGCCTTCCCTCAAGCGCGCGAGCATTTCGAGCGCGCCTTAGCGCTGTACGAAGCCAACCGCCATATCTGGCCTGATGAGGTTTGCCCGCACCCTGATATCCTCATGCAGATGGGCAATGCGGCGGTCGGTTTGGGGCAGTTCGACCTGGCCTTAAGCTTCTTTCAGCAACGCTTGCATCTTGGGGAACCCACGCCGCAGTTGCTCAACAACATGGCTGGGTGTTACGCAAAGTTAGGCGACCTCGACAAGGCCATAGATGCTTACGAGCACGCTCTGCGCCTGAACCCTCACTACGAGGAGGCACGCCGCAATCTCGCGCTCTTGCAACGTTTGCGAGGGAAGAGGGCTGCCATACCCTTGTCGCTTTCGAAGGTCTGA
- a CDS encoding flagellar assembly protein FliW has product MTTAFLGQTEFDEELILTIPEGLPGFERYTRFVILTVERFLPFQWLQSVEDANLSFPVIRPHFFCPDYHPRLSRKVLEALRLDRQEDAEFYAIITIGATPQEVTANLKAPVVVNPKARLAKQYILEGSYYSLRHPVLKEQPISQGRHDYAHIDTQDR; this is encoded by the coding sequence ATGACTACCGCCTTTCTCGGGCAGACAGAGTTCGACGAGGAGCTCATTCTGACTATCCCCGAGGGCCTGCCGGGGTTTGAACGCTACACGCGCTTCGTCATCCTCACTGTGGAGCGATTCCTGCCGTTTCAGTGGCTGCAGTCGGTGGAGGACGCTAACCTCTCGTTTCCGGTCATTCGCCCGCACTTCTTCTGCCCGGACTATCACCCCAGGTTGTCCCGGAAAGTGCTCGAGGCGCTGCGCCTGGACAGGCAGGAGGACGCTGAGTTCTACGCTATCATCACCATCGGGGCGACGCCCCAGGAGGTGACCGCAAACTTGAAGGCGCCGGTGGTGGTCAATCCCAAAGCGCGCTTGGCCAAGCAGTACATCCTGGAGGGCAGCTACTACTCCCTCCGCCATCCGGTGCTCAAAGAGCAGCCCATAAGCCAAGGAAGGCACGACTATGCTCATATTGACACGCAAGATCGGTGA
- the flgK gene encoding flagellar hook-associated protein FlgK, with translation MVRISDLLNIARRGLQAQSHALQVTSHNIANANTEGYSRQRVTMTPSPPLRTPTGMLGTGVDIAQIERLREGLWDWQLRAEYQELGRWQEQASALGELEALLNEPSDTGLSATLQGFWDSWQTLANHPAEAAARQEVRHWGQRLVAAFNGVYRGLGTVQQNLDEQAGLLISQVNDLGRQIASLNVQIAQAEASGLQANDFRDRRDLLLNELSKLVDVQVLEMPSGMVNVTVGGETLVGGDKVRNIEVTTTTVQGVVVHSLRWGVNGREVLVRGGRVGGMLEMITTVIPQYRTRLDTLAAAVASEVNRLHQSGYTPDGSTGIPFFSPETTGAGDIALHPAVANSVNAIAASLDGTPGNGDIALQISRLKDVPTINNGTESIGGFFRSTITALGLDIQAADNSVENLNGYIQQLEMKRESVSGVSLDEEMANLIAFQRAYQASARVVNVVDELMQTVLQMI, from the coding sequence ATGGTCAGGATTAGCGATCTGTTGAACATAGCGCGAAGGGGCTTGCAGGCCCAGAGCCATGCCCTGCAGGTCACGAGCCACAACATTGCGAACGCCAACACCGAGGGGTATTCGCGGCAGAGAGTGACGATGACTCCCTCGCCACCTCTGCGTACCCCCACTGGCATGCTGGGCACCGGAGTGGACATTGCCCAGATTGAGCGGCTGCGTGAGGGTCTGTGGGACTGGCAGTTGCGCGCGGAGTACCAGGAGCTGGGCAGGTGGCAAGAGCAGGCCAGCGCCCTTGGGGAGCTGGAGGCGCTCTTGAACGAGCCTTCCGACACTGGGCTCTCGGCAACGTTGCAAGGATTTTGGGACAGCTGGCAGACGTTGGCGAATCACCCCGCGGAGGCAGCTGCGCGTCAAGAGGTGCGGCACTGGGGGCAGCGACTTGTGGCCGCCTTCAACGGGGTGTACCGCGGTCTGGGCACCGTGCAGCAGAACCTGGACGAGCAGGCGGGGCTGCTCATCAGCCAGGTCAATGACTTGGGGCGGCAGATCGCCTCGCTCAATGTGCAGATTGCCCAGGCAGAAGCCAGCGGACTCCAGGCCAATGACTTCCGCGACCGCCGCGACTTGCTCCTCAATGAACTGAGCAAGCTGGTAGATGTGCAAGTCCTCGAGATGCCTTCCGGCATGGTCAATGTGACGGTGGGCGGCGAAACCTTGGTGGGGGGTGACAAAGTGCGCAACATCGAGGTGACAACCACCACGGTGCAAGGCGTGGTCGTGCACAGTCTGCGCTGGGGGGTGAACGGCAGAGAGGTGCTCGTACGCGGCGGACGTGTCGGCGGCATGCTCGAGATGATCACCACCGTCATCCCCCAGTATCGCACTCGCCTGGACACGTTGGCCGCGGCAGTCGCTTCCGAAGTCAACCGTCTGCACCAGAGCGGCTACACGCCCGACGGCTCTACAGGCATCCCCTTCTTCAGTCCGGAAACGACGGGGGCCGGAGACATTGCTCTACATCCGGCGGTGGCCAATAGCGTCAACGCCATCGCCGCCTCCCTGGATGGCACTCCGGGCAATGGCGACATCGCCTTGCAGATAAGCCGCCTCAAGGACGTGCCCACCATCAACAATGGGACAGAGTCGATCGGCGGCTTCTTCCGCAGCACCATCACCGCCTTAGGGTTGGACATCCAAGCCGCAGACAACAGCGTGGAGAACCTCAACGGGTACATCCAGCAGCTCGAGATGAAGAGGGAGTCAGTTTCCGGCGTTTCGTTGGACGAGGAGATGGCGAACCTGATTGCCTTTCAGCGCGCCTACCAAGCTTCGGCCCGGGTGGTCAACGTGGTGGACGAGTTGATGCAGACGGTACTTCAGATGATTTGA
- a CDS encoding tetratricopeptide repeat protein: MSRGRKKGVKPPVPQGSNVSCDSESPAAGADFAEVCATASRLMGEGEYEAALPYLQKAVAIDPAYAPGYCQLGQVYYSRMMWREAEEHFKKALALDFDLLEAHYNLALLYQRQRRFREALPFFKQVVLANPRDWESFLRMGQCTGELGNLADAEAFYAETLRLKPDSMEAAGGLAQVYLRKGLPDKAIEVLQLGVEAHPDCTELRAALAFTYEQVGEYEKALAQFYRLVTEQPDDAQFFLHLATCCVELGLFRQAEPFFAKAAQLDPESLEAIEGLGRLYVRMGKAEQAINALEHWLSVADRSAELGIDVPRVERARVLSLLADCYARKGEQERAQALLSQAYETGRRRQEAVQGACPHEQRLASEPSNSPDRRVPPADAV; this comes from the coding sequence ATGAGCCGTGGCCGGAAGAAGGGCGTTAAGCCACCGGTGCCCCAAGGGTCGAATGTGAGCTGCGACTCGGAATCGCCTGCCGCTGGGGCCGATTTCGCCGAAGTCTGCGCGACGGCCAGCCGGCTCATGGGAGAAGGGGAATACGAGGCGGCCCTGCCCTATTTGCAAAAAGCGGTGGCAATCGATCCGGCCTATGCGCCGGGCTACTGCCAACTGGGGCAGGTCTACTACTCGCGCATGATGTGGCGCGAGGCAGAGGAGCATTTCAAGAAGGCGCTCGCCTTGGATTTTGACCTGCTGGAAGCCCACTACAACTTAGCGTTGCTGTACCAACGTCAGCGCCGCTTTCGCGAGGCCTTGCCCTTTTTCAAGCAGGTGGTATTGGCCAACCCGAGAGACTGGGAAAGCTTCCTGCGCATGGGGCAGTGCACGGGGGAGCTCGGCAACTTGGCAGATGCTGAGGCCTTCTACGCCGAGACGCTGCGCCTGAAGCCTGACTCCATGGAGGCGGCCGGCGGGTTAGCGCAAGTGTATCTGCGGAAGGGACTCCCGGACAAGGCCATCGAGGTCTTGCAACTCGGCGTGGAGGCGCATCCGGACTGCACAGAGCTCCGCGCTGCCCTCGCTTTCACTTACGAGCAAGTCGGTGAGTACGAGAAAGCCTTGGCCCAGTTTTATCGCCTGGTGACTGAGCAACCGGACGATGCGCAGTTCTTTCTCCACTTGGCGACCTGCTGCGTCGAACTAGGTCTTTTCCGCCAGGCCGAGCCTTTCTTTGCAAAGGCGGCCCAATTGGACCCAGAATCCTTGGAGGCCATTGAGGGCCTGGGCCGGCTTTACGTGCGCATGGGCAAGGCAGAGCAGGCCATCAATGCTCTGGAGCATTGGCTGAGCGTTGCCGATCGCAGCGCCGAATTGGGGATAGACGTACCCAGGGTCGAAAGGGCTCGTGTCCTCAGTCTGCTGGCCGACTGCTATGCGCGCAAAGGCGAACAGGAGCGGGCGCAGGCGCTGCTCTCACAGGCTTACGAGACCGGCCGGCGGCGGCAAGAGGCGGTACAGGGCGCATGCCCCCATGAGCAACGCCTCGCGAGCGAACCGAGCAACTCGCCCGACCGCCGCGTTCCGCCCGCAGACGCAGTGTGA
- the csrA gene encoding carbon storage regulator CsrA: MLILTRKIGESITIGDDIRVKLLAINGRQVKIGVEAPKGVVVHREEVYERIVEQNRLAAQSAAGVHLEGAIDLVRRRLGDEPWPEEGR; the protein is encoded by the coding sequence ATGCTCATATTGACACGCAAGATCGGTGAGAGCATCACCATCGGGGACGACATTCGCGTCAAGCTGCTGGCCATCAACGGGCGGCAGGTGAAAATCGGCGTAGAGGCGCCCAAGGGTGTGGTGGTACACAGGGAAGAGGTGTACGAGCGCATAGTCGAGCAGAACCGCTTGGCCGCGCAGAGCGCAGCCGGCGTGCACCTGGAAGGGGCAATCGATTTGGTCAGGAGGAGGCTTGGCGATGAGCCGTGGCCGGAAGAAGGGCGTTAA